GGCGGCTTTCGGCTCTTTCACTGCCTTGATCTTGCACTCGAACACGGCCGCTTTACCGGCCAGATGCTCTGCCTGGTATTCGGCGGGGAAGTCGACGTTGACCTCTTTCTCGTCGCCCACTTTCGTGCCGACCAGCTGCTCTTCAAAGCCGGGGATGAAAGAGCCGGAGCCCAGCACCAGCGGATAGTCCTCGGCCGCGCCGCCTTCGAACGGCTCGCCGTCGACCTTACCCAGGAAGTCGATGGTAACCTGGTCACCATCCTTGGCCTTCGCGCCCTTCTTGCGGTCCTCGAAGTTCTGGGTGTTTTCCGCGAGGTTCGACAGCGCCTCGTCGATATCCTTGTCCTCTGCCTTGACGACCAGCTTTTCGAGCTTGACGCCCTTCAGGTCGACATCGGGGATCTCGGGGAGTTTTTCGTAGGAGACGGAGACGTCGACGTCATCGCCGGGCTTCCAGTCTTCGTTGGTCATCTTGATCTCGGGCTGCAGCGCCGGGCGGTCGCCGGTGTCCTCGAAATGCTTGGACATGGCGCCGTCGATGCTTTCCTGCATCGCTTCGCCCATGACGCGGTCGCCGAACTGCTTCTTCAGCAGGGCCATCGGGACTTTGCCCTTGCGGAAGCCCTTCATCTCGACCTCCGGCTGCGCCTCAAGAAGCTTCTCGTTGACCTTCTCGTCCAGCTCTGCGGCGCTGAGCACGATCTGGTAGCCGCGCTTGAGGCCGTCATTCAGGGTCTCGGTGACCTGCATCTTTTGTCTTCCCTATATATAATGGTGCGGGTGAAGGGACTTGAACCCCCACGCCTTGCGGCGCCAGAACCTAAATCTGGTGCGTCTACCAATTCCGCCACACCCGCATGTCTCGTATAGGCCCCGGGATGCCCCGCAGCCTGCTTCGCGCCCATGTAGCAAAGCCTGTCAGGGGATGCGAGACGAAAATCGCGCGCCGCTTTCGACAAAGGTAAGGGTTCCCTT
The nucleotide sequence above comes from Litoreibacter ponti. Encoded proteins:
- the tig gene encoding trigger factor → MQVTETLNDGLKRGYQIVLSAAELDEKVNEKLLEAQPEVEMKGFRKGKVPMALLKKQFGDRVMGEAMQESIDGAMSKHFEDTGDRPALQPEIKMTNEDWKPGDDVDVSVSYEKLPEIPDVDLKGVKLEKLVVKAEDKDIDEALSNLAENTQNFEDRKKGAKAKDGDQVTIDFLGKVDGEPFEGGAAEDYPLVLGSGSFIPGFEEQLVGTKVGDEKEVNVDFPAEYQAEHLAGKAAVFECKIKAVKEPKAAEINDEMAKQFGAEDLAALKTQVAERLEAEFGGASRAVMKRKLLDELDKMVKFDLPPSLVEAEANQIAHQLWHEENPEVEGHDHPEIEATDEHKALAERRVRLGLLLAEMGRKNEIEVSDAEMTQAIMNQARQYPGQERQFFEFVQQNQQMQQQMRAPIFEDKVVDYIFELAEIKEKKVKKADLEKAVEALEDDAS